Proteins encoded together in one Maricaulis maris window:
- a CDS encoding BCCT family transporter produces MTKRFYKTDYETGQDNISWFGLDVHNPVFFIAAVLMLSFVGAAVVAPETVSVMLFAARDWVLETFDWFFVLGVNIVFVFCLVVLVSPLGRLRIGGSEARPDFSTPSWLAMLFSAGIGIGLMFWGAAEPLAYHTDWFGTPLGVEPGTEASARLALSATMFHWGLNAWSIYAVLGLALAYFAFSKGLPLTMRSAFYPLLGERIWGWPGHLIDILAVIATLFGLATSLGLGAQQVASGLDFLFGIDPGIITQIIVIGCITSIAILSVVRGLDGGVKVLSNINMVMAGVFLLFIFIVGPTAVIASGFWVNTVDYVRDFLPLSNWVGRDDTEWFHGWTIFYWAWWVSWSPFVGMFIARVSKGRTVREFLTAVIFVPLLITIAWFSTFGETAIFQYENGIGELADGVGEVSLVLFQMLDHLPFAAITSFLAIVLVFVFFVTSSDSGSLVIDSITAGGKLHAPVPQRIFWATIEGLVAAVLLYGGGAQALQGLQAGAITAGLPFMVVLLVCCYSLWKGLWSDLRAQRALEAARKAATASGSDANAKA; encoded by the coding sequence ATGACCAAACGTTTTTACAAGACCGATTATGAGACCGGGCAGGACAATATCTCCTGGTTCGGGCTGGATGTGCACAATCCTGTCTTCTTCATCGCTGCCGTATTGATGCTGTCCTTCGTCGGCGCCGCGGTTGTCGCGCCGGAGACGGTATCCGTGATGCTGTTCGCGGCGCGTGACTGGGTTCTGGAGACGTTCGACTGGTTCTTCGTGCTCGGGGTCAATATTGTCTTCGTGTTCTGTCTGGTGGTGCTGGTCTCACCGCTCGGGCGCCTGCGGATTGGCGGCAGCGAGGCCAGGCCCGACTTCTCGACTCCGTCCTGGCTCGCCATGCTGTTCTCGGCCGGCATCGGTATCGGTCTGATGTTCTGGGGGGCAGCCGAGCCTCTGGCCTATCACACGGACTGGTTCGGTACGCCCCTGGGCGTGGAGCCGGGGACGGAAGCCTCGGCCCGGCTTGCGCTCAGCGCGACCATGTTCCACTGGGGTCTCAACGCTTGGTCGATCTATGCCGTTCTTGGTCTGGCATTGGCCTATTTTGCTTTCTCCAAAGGCCTGCCGCTGACCATGCGGTCCGCGTTTTATCCGCTTCTCGGCGAACGCATCTGGGGCTGGCCGGGGCATCTGATCGACATTCTGGCGGTGATCGCAACCCTGTTCGGTCTGGCAACATCGCTCGGCCTCGGGGCCCAGCAGGTGGCCAGCGGGCTCGACTTCCTGTTCGGCATTGATCCCGGCATCATCACCCAGATCATCGTGATCGGCTGCATCACCTCGATCGCCATCCTCTCGGTCGTCCGCGGCCTTGATGGCGGCGTGAAGGTCCTGTCCAATATCAACATGGTGATGGCGGGCGTCTTCCTGCTGTTCATCTTTATCGTCGGGCCGACCGCTGTGATCGCCAGCGGCTTCTGGGTGAACACCGTGGATTATGTCCGCGACTTCCTGCCGCTTTCCAACTGGGTCGGCCGTGATGATACCGAGTGGTTCCACGGCTGGACGATTTTCTACTGGGCCTGGTGGGTGTCCTGGTCGCCCTTCGTCGGCATGTTCATCGCGCGTGTCTCCAAGGGCCGGACGGTGCGGGAATTCCTGACCGCCGTGATCTTCGTACCGTTGCTGATCACCATCGCCTGGTTCTCGACTTTCGGTGAAACCGCGATCTTCCAATATGAAAACGGGATCGGGGAGCTGGCCGACGGCGTCGGTGAGGTTTCGCTGGTGCTTTTCCAGATGCTCGACCATCTGCCCTTTGCCGCGATCACCTCCTTCCTCGCCATCGTCCTGGTCTTCGTCTTCTTCGTGACCTCCTCGGATTCCGGGTCTCTGGTCATCGATTCCATCACCGCGGGCGGCAAACTTCATGCCCCGGTTCCCCAGCGCATCTTCTGGGCGACGATCGAGGGTCTGGTGGCTGCAGTCCTGCTCTATGGCGGCGGCGCCCAGGCGCTGCAGGGCCTGCAGGCCGGTGCGATCACGGCGGGTCTGCCGTTCATGGTCGTACTTTTGGTGTGCTGTTACAGCCTCTGGAAAGGCCTGTGGTCGGATCTGCGGGCGCAGCGGGCGCTGGAGGCGGCACGCAAGGCCGCGACCGCGTCTGGGTCAGACGCAAACGCGAAGGCTTGA
- a CDS encoding DUF3034 family protein yields the protein MSLATPVLAQGFETGGKLLLTRGISTVEGAGGGGLSSWALITGNETDRGIGATAHATQVELDDFRFQAAGFAVGLHDRFEFSWTRQRFDTRDAGAALGLGQGFTFEQDVIGVKLRLLGDAVYAQDSWVPQLALGIQHKSNDQGAIVRAVGAADDSGYDVYLAATKLYLDHSLLLNATVRWTEANQTGLLGFSGLDDHSLQGEFTAAYLVSRRLLVGAEYRFKPDNLGFATEDDWVDLFAAYAVNEHLTVTAAWVDLGSIATFDDQRGFYLSLQAGF from the coding sequence TTGAGCCTTGCGACGCCAGTCCTGGCGCAAGGCTTCGAGACCGGCGGCAAGCTTCTGCTCACCCGGGGCATCAGCACTGTGGAAGGGGCCGGCGGCGGCGGGCTGTCGAGCTGGGCGCTCATCACCGGCAACGAGACTGACCGCGGTATTGGCGCAACGGCGCACGCGACGCAGGTCGAGCTCGATGATTTTCGGTTTCAGGCGGCCGGCTTTGCGGTCGGGCTGCATGATCGTTTCGAGTTTTCCTGGACTCGGCAGCGCTTTGACACCCGTGACGCCGGGGCGGCACTCGGCCTCGGTCAGGGCTTCACTTTCGAGCAGGATGTGATCGGCGTGAAGCTGCGGCTTCTTGGCGATGCCGTGTATGCGCAGGACAGCTGGGTTCCCCAGCTCGCACTGGGTATCCAGCACAAGTCCAATGACCAGGGCGCGATTGTTCGCGCGGTCGGCGCCGCCGATGACAGTGGCTATGACGTCTATCTGGCCGCGACCAAACTCTATCTCGACCATAGCCTCCTGCTGAACGCGACGGTGCGCTGGACCGAGGCCAACCAGACCGGCCTGCTTGGATTCAGCGGTCTCGATGACCATAGCCTGCAGGGCGAGTTCACGGCTGCCTACCTGGTTTCGCGTCGCCTTCTGGTCGGTGCGGAATACCGGTTCAAGCCGGACAATCTGGGCTTCGCCACAGAGGACGATTGGGTCGACCTGTTCGCGGCCTACGCGGTCAACGAGCACCTGACGGTCACGGCGGCCTGGGTCGATCTCGGCTCGATCGCGACCTTCGATGACCAGCGTGGTTTCTATCTCTCCCTTCAGGCCGGCTTCTAG
- a CDS encoding group I truncated hemoglobin translates to MTRLSIPMASLAILAIGSAALAIQPPHAHPGELEVDPYEASNAHAGAAPISDPAVLAAFNGEAGIARIVDGLIAGIQQDERIEGIFRATDWPRLRRTLNEQICYILGGPCDYTGRSMASVHADHGITTAEFNALVENLQDAMDAEGVPFGMQNRLLARLAPMHGDVVTR, encoded by the coding sequence ATGACCCGACTTTCCATCCCCATGGCCAGCCTCGCCATCCTTGCCATCGGCAGTGCCGCCCTGGCCATACAGCCACCCCATGCCCATCCCGGTGAGCTGGAGGTCGATCCCTACGAGGCGTCCAATGCCCATGCCGGAGCTGCTCCGATTTCGGATCCGGCTGTGTTGGCGGCCTTCAATGGCGAGGCCGGTATCGCCCGGATCGTTGACGGGCTCATCGCCGGCATCCAGCAGGATGAGCGCATCGAGGGGATCTTCCGCGCCACCGATTGGCCGCGCCTGCGCCGAACGCTGAACGAGCAGATCTGCTACATCCTCGGCGGTCCGTGCGATTATACCGGTCGGTCGATGGCGTCCGTGCATGCCGATCATGGCATCACCACGGCCGAGTTCAACGCGCTGGTCGAGAACCTTCAGGACGCCATGGACGCGGAGGGTGTGCCATTCGGCATGCAGAACCGCCTGCTGGCGCGCCTGGCCCCGATGCATGGCGACGTCGTCACCCGCTAG
- a CDS encoding putative bifunctional diguanylate cyclase/phosphodiesterase, with the protein MFNFRSLRTKLAVIYAALFSLVLIGVGGASLMSVQSNATDLVRSEMSATTAVFNRIWDMHARQMGDAADILSRDFGFRAAVATRDDPTTESALENLRQRFDFDLAFVMDEAGGIVGVEPGSLEMPDGALFDMLSGRDNAGGVLLIAGAPHHAVARPVRAPTRVGWVVFAYRLSGAGLSDLTELSAIPLDARLYWREPDGEWTAQDPTAPSLTRFTNGETDIEAFDTSVRFTPDGDALASVMPIGAFADGLPVTLVLEYPFALAMAPFRNMLVSIAAMGLVGLVALIVGTWILARGLTNPLTALEWAARRLADGETTRVELAGRDEIARLATSFNTMGETIAARELRIRELALRDGETGLPNLTALEAEVETRLLTHPAGQVYALTLGIDRFAEIRAAIGYRLASRIIGQIELRLRTVCPSALVGRTASDTLGLVLTASTYREALGLAVQACESANQAVTIDDERIDVHAAIGLASAAGADGAGLSVIECSAVALDQARKADVPIASFDPESYGDPTVKLSLMSRMMEGLAKGHLYLAYQPKYDFRNQSITAVEALLRWQDPERGFVGPDDFIPLAEETGHILPLTEWVLDRAISDQVRMGAAGHHLQVAINISGRLVSDARFTQRALDRLSRHRGRICFEITETAVINKPEAALENISALRDAGIPISIDDYGSGLSSLAYLRSIPAEELKIDKAFVLELGSVQADRLLVKSTIDLAHSLGMKVTAEGVEDAASIAILAGMGADFAQGYHIGRPMPLDGFLDYMLEQGGVCREDDAEPGAVKAISSP; encoded by the coding sequence ATGTTCAACTTCCGCTCCCTCCGGACCAAGTTGGCGGTCATCTATGCCGCGCTGTTCAGTCTCGTCCTGATCGGCGTCGGGGGCGCGTCGCTCATGTCCGTTCAGAGCAATGCCACCGATCTGGTGCGCAGCGAGATGTCGGCCACAACCGCCGTCTTCAACCGGATCTGGGACATGCATGCCCGCCAGATGGGCGACGCGGCCGACATCCTTTCCCGCGACTTCGGTTTCCGCGCCGCGGTCGCGACGCGTGACGATCCCACCACCGAGTCGGCGCTTGAAAACCTGCGCCAGCGCTTTGACTTCGATCTGGCCTTTGTGATGGACGAAGCGGGTGGCATTGTCGGTGTTGAGCCCGGAAGCCTGGAAATGCCCGATGGCGCCCTGTTCGACATGCTGTCAGGCCGCGACAATGCCGGCGGCGTGCTCTTGATCGCGGGGGCGCCGCATCATGCCGTTGCGCGACCGGTTCGGGCACCGACCCGGGTCGGCTGGGTTGTGTTTGCCTATCGCCTCTCCGGAGCGGGTCTTTCGGATCTGACCGAGCTGTCGGCGATACCGCTGGATGCGCGCCTGTACTGGCGTGAGCCGGACGGCGAATGGACTGCCCAGGACCCGACCGCCCCGTCACTGACCCGGTTTACCAACGGCGAAACCGATATCGAGGCGTTCGATACCAGCGTCCGCTTTACGCCCGATGGCGACGCGCTCGCGAGCGTGATGCCGATCGGGGCCTTTGCCGATGGCCTGCCGGTGACCCTCGTCCTTGAATACCCGTTCGCATTGGCGATGGCGCCGTTTCGCAACATGCTGGTCTCGATCGCCGCAATGGGCCTTGTCGGTCTGGTCGCGCTCATTGTCGGGACGTGGATCCTGGCGCGTGGCCTGACCAATCCGCTCACCGCCCTCGAGTGGGCGGCACGGCGCCTGGCCGATGGCGAGACCACCCGCGTCGAGCTGGCCGGCCGTGACGAGATCGCGCGACTGGCCACGAGCTTCAATACAATGGGCGAGACCATTGCCGCGCGTGAGCTGCGAATCCGGGAACTGGCCCTGCGCGATGGCGAAACCGGTCTGCCCAACCTGACGGCCCTGGAAGCCGAGGTCGAAACCCGTCTCCTGACCCATCCCGCCGGGCAGGTTTATGCCCTGACGCTGGGCATCGACCGTTTCGCGGAAATCCGCGCCGCGATCGGCTATCGGCTCGCCTCGCGCATCATCGGTCAGATCGAGCTTCGCCTGCGCACGGTTTGTCCGTCGGCGCTGGTCGGGCGGACCGCCTCGGACACGCTGGGACTGGTCCTGACCGCCTCAACCTATCGCGAGGCCCTGGGTCTCGCGGTCCAGGCCTGCGAAAGCGCCAACCAGGCGGTCACCATCGACGACGAGCGGATCGATGTGCACGCTGCTATTGGTCTGGCCTCGGCGGCCGGCGCCGACGGGGCAGGCCTGAGCGTGATCGAGTGTTCAGCCGTCGCGCTGGACCAGGCCCGCAAGGCGGATGTTCCGATCGCCTCCTTCGACCCGGAGAGCTATGGCGATCCGACCGTCAAGCTGTCGCTGATGAGCCGGATGATGGAGGGCTTGGCAAAGGGCCATCTTTATCTCGCCTATCAGCCGAAATACGATTTTCGCAACCAGTCGATCACGGCCGTCGAGGCGCTCTTGCGCTGGCAGGACCCTGAACGGGGTTTCGTCGGTCCGGATGATTTCATCCCGCTGGCCGAGGAAACCGGGCATATCCTGCCCCTGACCGAATGGGTGCTGGATCGAGCGATTTCCGACCAGGTCCGGATGGGTGCGGCCGGTCATCATCTGCAAGTGGCCATCAATATTTCCGGGCGTCTGGTCAGTGATGCGCGCTTTACCCAGCGCGCGCTGGATCGTCTGTCCCGTCATCGCGGCCGGATCTGTTTCGAGATCACCGAAACCGCCGTCATCAACAAGCCTGAGGCCGCGCTCGAGAATATCAGCGCGTTGCGCGATGCCGGCATTCCGATCTCGATCGACGATTATGGGTCCGGCCTGTCCTCGCTGGCCTATCTTCGGTCTATTCCGGCCGAGGAGCTGAAGATCGACAAGGCCTTTGTGCTTGAACTCGGCTCGGTGCAGGCCGACCGCCTTCTGGTTAAGTCGACCATCGACCTGGCCCACAGCCTCGGCATGAAGGTAACGGCCGAGGGCGTCGAAGATGCGGCCAGCATTGCGATCCTGGCCGGCATGGGAGCCGACTTTGCGCAAGGCTATCATATCGGTCGCCCGATGCCGCTGGACGGTTTCCTCGACTATATGCTCGAGCAGGGCGGTGTGTGTCGTGAAGACGACGCGGAGCCTGGCGCGGTCAAAGCCATTTCATCACCTTGA
- a CDS encoding zinc transporter ZntB produces the protein MDHTAGIIFAAALTGDGTGRPLSGDDIADQIRDNALAWVHLDGRHEAARQWIETELDYLDPLIIDALLAEETRPRLVEFDKGALMILRGVNLNADAQPEDMVSIRLWIDPSRIITVQRRPLKAVRDIQDRLAAGNGPKDAGEFIGQISARLFERMEPVMTEMHERLDDVEERVMDEPSIAERQEITSLRKQAIIFRRYFAPQRDVIAYLRTSEMDWLTTGHRRRLQENLDRITRYLEDLDAIRERAQIVKDELANALADRMNKNLYVLSLVAAIFLPLGFLTGLLGINVGGIPGADMASAFWIFLAILTAVSAAQIWFFKVMKWL, from the coding sequence ATGGATCATACCGCCGGCATCATCTTCGCCGCCGCGCTCACCGGCGACGGCACGGGCCGCCCCCTCAGCGGCGACGACATCGCAGACCAGATCCGGGACAACGCCCTCGCCTGGGTCCATCTGGACGGCAGGCACGAGGCGGCCCGTCAGTGGATCGAGACTGAGCTCGACTATCTCGACCCCTTGATCATCGATGCCCTGCTGGCCGAGGAGACACGCCCGCGCCTGGTGGAGTTTGACAAGGGCGCCCTGATGATCCTGCGCGGTGTCAATCTGAACGCCGACGCCCAACCCGAGGACATGGTCTCGATCCGGCTCTGGATCGACCCGTCCCGCATCATCACCGTGCAAAGACGGCCCCTGAAGGCGGTTCGCGATATCCAGGACCGGCTGGCCGCGGGCAATGGCCCGAAAGATGCCGGCGAATTCATCGGACAGATCTCCGCCCGCCTGTTCGAGCGTATGGAGCCGGTGATGACCGAAATGCACGAACGGCTCGACGACGTCGAGGAACGGGTCATGGACGAGCCGTCGATTGCCGAGCGGCAGGAAATCACCTCGCTGCGCAAACAGGCGATCATTTTCCGTCGCTATTTCGCCCCGCAGCGCGACGTGATCGCCTATCTGCGAACCTCGGAAATGGACTGGCTGACCACCGGACATCGCCGGCGTCTGCAGGAAAACCTCGATCGCATCACACGCTATCTGGAAGACCTCGATGCCATCCGAGAGCGCGCGCAGATCGTCAAGGACGAGCTGGCCAATGCCCTCGCCGACCGGATGAACAAGAACCTCTACGTGCTGTCACTGGTCGCCGCGATCTTCCTGCCGCTCGGCTTTCTGACCGGCCTGCTCGGGATCAATGTGGGCGGCATACCCGGCGCTGACATGGCCAGCGCCTTCTGGATTTTCCTCGCCATTCTGACGGCGGTCAGTGCCGCGCAGATCTGGTTTTTCAAGGTGATGAAATGGCTTTGA
- a CDS encoding mechanosensitive ion channel family protein yields MKTFLLSLIKPNGAWAGILLFVTLAGVLFAGTTGHLDPVQAYLDAPMLTFSVGSLSFSAYDVLRGALVLAVVFWAAAIVSAIVEGRLKKLTRMRVTTRILITKVFQIALYVVAFLVTMDLMGLDLTTLTVFSGALGIGLGFGLQKISSNFISGLILLLERSVEQDDLIELPDGVTGFVRRSSARYTLIETLDGKEILVPNEDLITNRVTNWTLTNTRGRIEVAIGVAYGSDLEKAQALILEAAREHPLTIEDPAPQCFLRNFGDSSVDFTLLFWIADVVKGRWAPQSEVMFAIWRKFREAGIEIPFPQRDVHIRSSSPASPMEG; encoded by the coding sequence ATGAAGACCTTCCTGTTGTCGCTGATCAAGCCAAACGGCGCATGGGCCGGAATTCTGCTGTTCGTGACGCTGGCTGGCGTCCTGTTCGCCGGCACGACGGGCCATCTCGATCCGGTGCAGGCCTATCTTGATGCGCCGATGCTGACCTTCTCGGTCGGTAGCCTGTCCTTCAGTGCCTATGACGTTCTGCGAGGGGCCCTGGTACTGGCTGTTGTCTTCTGGGCTGCGGCCATTGTCTCGGCGATTGTCGAGGGGCGCCTCAAGAAGCTGACCCGGATGCGCGTGACCACCCGCATCCTGATCACGAAGGTCTTCCAGATCGCCCTCTATGTGGTGGCCTTCCTGGTCACCATGGACCTGATGGGCCTCGACCTCACTACCCTGACCGTCTTCTCCGGGGCGCTGGGCATCGGCCTCGGCTTCGGTCTGCAGAAGATCTCCTCGAACTTCATCTCCGGCCTCATCCTGCTGCTCGAACGATCAGTCGAGCAGGATGACCTGATTGAACTGCCGGATGGCGTCACCGGCTTCGTCCGCCGGTCGAGCGCCCGCTACACACTGATCGAGACCCTCGATGGCAAGGAAATCCTGGTCCCGAACGAGGATCTGATTACCAACCGCGTCACCAACTGGACCCTGACCAATACCCGCGGCCGGATCGAGGTGGCCATCGGCGTGGCCTATGGCTCCGACCTCGAAAAGGCACAGGCGCTCATTCTGGAAGCCGCGCGTGAACACCCGCTGACGATCGAGGACCCTGCGCCGCAATGCTTCCTGCGCAATTTTGGCGACAGCTCGGTTGATTTCACCCTGCTGTTCTGGATCGCCGATGTGGTCAAAGGCCGTTGGGCGCCACAAAGCGAAGTGATGTTCGCGATCTGGCGCAAATTCCGCGAGGCCGGCATCGAGATCCCCTTCCCGCAGCGCGATGTGCATATACGCTCGTCCTCACCCGCATCACCGATGGAGGGCTGA